A genomic window from Polaribacter gangjinensis includes:
- a CDS encoding AsmA-like C-terminal region-containing protein translates to MTTEKKKKSKLKKILQYSFFTVLFLLIFLVSTPFIFKDKIVKMVVDGINKNINATLTYSDTDISLIKNFPKVSLEISDFAITTKEPFLGDTLFAAEKLMGTFKITTLFQNENKPIEIQSIAAENGQINILFNKENLGNYDIALKNEETNAEQSSFSMDINQYTVNNTRFTYFDESSKNKVILDSIYHTGSGNFAEDIFNLDTKSTTNLSLFINDVNYVNDVNVSLDAVLEIDLKNSKYTFKENKGFINQLALGFDGFVQLVDETQLYDITFKTPTSDFKNFLALLPKQYSGNLNGIKTSGNFDLNGFVKGTLSETTIPGFDITIASKNAMFKYDALPKSVEKITIDAKIINQTGFVKDTYVHLNNLTFKIDQDVFAANGSFANITTNPSVNLAAKGTINLANIGKVYPAPFKKQLEGILKADIVTQFDMDAIEKGNYERINNAGKITVSNFKYEGAAVANPFFIDKTSVTFNTKSIQLNEFNAKTGKSDIAINGKLDNFYGFIFKDQVLKGNFNLISDNFVVADFLADTENTTENKQEAPLKIPAFLDCTLNATAKNVTYDNLKLTNVSGIVVIKDEAVNLQNIKSDIFGGKIGFNGNVSTKEKTSKFAMDLNLQQLNIAESFSKLDMLKSIAPIAKTIEGKINSTIKVSGNLNEDMTPNLKTISGDLFGKLLSPKLNASNSKALSLLGDKVSFLDVSKLNLDGINAFLSFENGQVTVKPIPLKYSDVGIEIGGKHAFDNTMNYNIVFDVPVKYLGTEVTNLISKLSPKDANQIKSIPVKANLAGSFSNPSFTSDLKQATTNLINTLVAQQKQQLIDQGKDKLTNLINGGDAKKDTTKTTDLKETVNKKVKNTLQNLFKKKKDTAKKGN, encoded by the coding sequence AGTTTAGAAATTTCGGATTTTGCCATCACAACAAAAGAACCTTTTTTGGGTGATACACTTTTTGCTGCTGAAAAATTAATGGGTACTTTTAAAATTACAACACTTTTTCAAAATGAAAATAAACCTATTGAAATTCAAAGTATTGCTGCTGAAAACGGACAAATAAACATCCTTTTTAATAAAGAAAATTTGGGAAATTATGATATCGCTTTGAAAAATGAAGAAACCAATGCTGAACAAAGCAGTTTTTCTATGGATATCAATCAATATACAGTAAACAATACTCGATTTACCTATTTTGATGAAAGCTCAAAAAACAAAGTAATTTTAGATAGTATTTATCACACAGGTTCAGGAAATTTTGCAGAAGATATTTTTAATTTAGACACCAAATCAACAACAAATCTTTCGTTATTTATCAATGATGTGAATTATGTAAATGACGTAAATGTTTCTTTAGATGCTGTTTTAGAAATTGATTTAAAGAACTCAAAATATACTTTCAAAGAAAACAAAGGATTCATCAATCAGTTAGCCTTAGGATTTGATGGTTTTGTGCAATTAGTTGATGAAACACAATTATATGACATAACGTTTAAAACGCCTACATCCGATTTTAAAAACTTCCTAGCATTGTTGCCAAAACAATATTCAGGGAATTTAAATGGCATTAAAACCTCAGGAAATTTTGATTTGAACGGTTTTGTAAAAGGAACCTTGTCAGAAACAACAATTCCTGGTTTTGATATTACAATTGCATCCAAAAATGCCATGTTTAAATATGATGCGTTGCCAAAATCCGTAGAAAAAATAACAATTGATGCTAAAATCATCAACCAAACAGGATTTGTAAAAGATACTTATGTACATCTGAATAATTTGACTTTTAAAATTGATCAAGATGTTTTTGCTGCCAATGGAAGTTTTGCAAACATTACTACCAATCCAAGTGTTAATTTGGCTGCAAAAGGAACCATTAACTTGGCAAATATTGGCAAAGTATATCCTGCACCATTTAAAAAACAGCTAGAAGGAATTTTAAAAGCTGATATTGTTACACAATTTGATATGGATGCCATAGAAAAAGGAAATTATGAACGCATCAACAACGCAGGAAAAATTACCGTAAGCAATTTTAAATATGAAGGTGCAGCAGTTGCTAATCCATTTTTTATTGACAAAACATCCGTAACATTCAATACAAAATCAATTCAGTTGAATGAATTCAATGCAAAAACAGGAAAATCCGACATTGCTATCAATGGAAAGTTGGATAATTTTTACGGATTTATCTTTAAAGATCAAGTATTGAAAGGAAATTTCAACCTAATTTCTGATAATTTTGTAGTAGCTGATTTTTTAGCTGATACAGAAAATACCACTGAAAACAAGCAAGAAGCCCCTTTAAAAATTCCTGCTTTTTTAGATTGTACTTTAAACGCTACTGCAAAAAATGTAACGTATGACAATTTAAAATTAACCAATGTTTCAGGAATTGTGGTGATTAAAGACGAAGCTGTAAATCTTCAAAATATAAAATCAGATATTTTTGGAGGTAAAATTGGCTTTAATGGAAACGTCTCTACAAAAGAAAAGACCTCAAAATTTGCCATGGATTTAAATTTACAACAATTAAATATTGCAGAATCATTTAGCAAACTAGACATGTTAAAATCTATTGCGCCAATTGCCAAAACGATTGAGGGAAAAATAAATTCAACCATCAAAGTTTCTGGAAATTTAAATGAGGATATGACTCCGAATTTAAAAACCATTTCAGGTGATTTATTTGGTAAATTACTAAGTCCTAAATTAAATGCGAGCAACTCTAAAGCATTGAGTTTATTGGGTGATAAAGTTTCATTTTTAGATGTTAGCAAACTAAATTTAGATGGTATCAATGCGTTTTTATCCTTTGAAAACGGACAAGTAACTGTAAAACCAATTCCATTAAAATACAGTGATGTTGGCATTGAAATCGGAGGAAAACATGCTTTTGACAATACTATGAATTACAATATTGTGTTTGATGTTCCTGTAAAATATTTAGGCACAGAGGTTACCAATTTAATCTCAAAATTATCACCTAAAGATGCCAATCAAATTAAAAGTATTCCTGTAAAAGCAAATTTAGCAGGTAGTTTTTCTAATCCTTCTTTTACAAGTGATCTAAAACAGGCAACTACCAATTTGATAAATACGCTTGTTGCGCAACAAAAACAACAACTTATAGACCAAGGAAAAGACAAACTTACCAACTTGATAAATGGTGGTGATGCAAAAAAAGACACCACAAAAACCACTGATTTAAAAGAGACTGTAAATAAAAAAGTAAAAAATACCTTACAAAACTTATTTAAAAAGAAAAAAGATACTGCAAAAAAAGGCAATTAA
- a CDS encoding DUF5362 family protein, translating into MSEPIIQLAELKLTSEAKSYLKETAKWAFFLSIVGFIGIAFLVIFALFANTIFGSLPQYQNLPFNMGKIIAIIYLVMAGIYLFPVYYLMQFANKMKAALSLKEDEILTASFEMLKSHYKFLGVFTIIILSLYALIFVVGMFGLLAS; encoded by the coding sequence ATGTCAGAACCAATTATTCAATTAGCAGAATTAAAATTAACTAGCGAGGCTAAAAGTTATTTGAAAGAAACCGCAAAATGGGCTTTTTTCTTATCAATTGTTGGATTTATAGGAATTGCATTTTTAGTGATTTTTGCGTTGTTTGCAAATACCATTTTTGGTTCATTGCCTCAATACCAAAACCTTCCATTTAATATGGGAAAAATCATTGCGATTATTTATTTAGTAATGGCAGGTATTTATTTATTTCCTGTGTATTATTTGATGCAATTTGCCAATAAAATGAAAGCTGCTTTGTCTTTGAAAGAAGATGAAATTTTAACAGCATCTTTTGAAATGCTAAAATCGCACTATAAATTTTTAGGTGTTTTTACCATCATCATTTTGTCATTATATGCTTTGATTTTTGTAGTAGGAATGTTCGGTCTTTTAGCTAGTTAA